The segment TACAGCCTGTGCGAGTGAGCGGATTCGATCGGGTGTCATGGATTCGAACAGATTCAACAGTGTGGACTGCCCGATGTCGGGTATGACCAGACCGATGCCGAGGCGCTGGATGAAGGCCGCGGTTTCAGTGCCCGCGAGGGCGATCGGGATGGCGCCGTTGAGGCAGCCTTCATAGATGCGATTGGGCAGCAGCCATTTCGAATTCTGACCTTCTTCAAAAAAGTCGATGGCCCAGACGAAATGCACGGCCGAGTAGATCGGCGCGAGTTCGTCGGGATAGCAGTAGACCCCGGAATAGGTAAGATGCGGCGCGGCCTCGGTCGTGCCATCGAAGTCGGTAAACTCGGTCCGCGCCGGCCGCCCGCGAAGGGTAATCTCAAGATTTCCATTCATGGCGCGCGACAGGCTATCCAAGGCCGTCAGAGACTTGTGGCAGCGCAGCGCACCGAACCAGCCAAGCTGGATCGTCTCGGCATCATTATCCAGTCCCGGATTGCGCCCGAATTCTTCGAGCCCAAAGACCTTGTTTTCGATCAGCAGGGCTGGCGGGGCGCCGTGGATATCGAAATGGTTTTTGAGGAAGGCCGGGGAGCTGGTGAGCAGCAATTCGGCGGGGCGCATCAGGCGCTGCTCCATGCTGCGCATGCCCTTGCCCAAGCCATCCTGCCGCAGCATCAGGCGGTGGATGTCGAGGCATTCATAGACCACGCGGGGCGGCTCGGGCCAGAGCGCGCGCAGGCGATTGGCAATGGCGAGCATTTCCATGTTGCGCGCGACGATGACGTCGGGCCGCGCGAAAGCCTTGCCCCAGGCGCGCGTGGTGTAACTAGCGCGCGCCGTTGCAAAAACGCGATGCAGCATGCGCCCATCATGGGTGATGTCGAGCTCGATCGCGGTATCGAGCCCGAGGTCGGGCAGGGTGGCGTCAGAACGGCGGAAGCCAGCGATTTGCACGCTGGCTCCTCCAAGCTGGAACTGGGCTATCCGGCGGGCCACGGCCGGGTCGGCGAGATTGAAGACCAGGTACAAAATCCTGAGCAACAGCGCATCTCCTGTCCCCGACGACAGACCGTCGGACTTGGGTTGCAGCGAGGCTCAAGAGGAAGATGAGGGGCAGATGCGGTCAACCGCATGAGGGTGACGCTGCAATGCGCGTCGCGCATGCCGCAAAGGTGCCCCAATCGGGAGGTCAGGCGGTTGCTTGCTCGTCCCTGAAAGTGAAGATCAGGGCGGCAATGGTCAAGAGGCGCTTAATACCGGTGAGCGTCTCTTCCGTCAGTGCGCCGGCATCGCCCAAAAGGTTGACCGTACCACGCGTTTCACCGGCAACGATGATCGGCGCCGAGAGGTTGCAGGTGTAGCCCATGTCGATCAGCACCTGCGCTTCATTGGGCAGGAAGTCGAACATTTCGACTTCGGAATTGCACACAACCGGGCGCTTTTCGCCCAGAATGCGGCGGCACCATGGGTCGTCATCGGTAATGACGTCGAAGCCGCCGATGGGGAAGGTCTTGGCATCAGAAGTGCCGATCCGGTCGGTGCGCGACCGATCGGGCAGGATGGCGAGCCAAGTTGCCGTGCGCAGGCCGGGCAGGTTCAAAAACTGTTCGGTCAGGAGGGCAATGAATTCCTGCCGTCCCGCAGCGAGGGCAGCGCCCAAGCGGTCGGCAAATTGTGGATCAATGGTGGGCAAAGTCGTATTCTCTGTTGGAGCTTGGATGTCAGCACCGATGAAGAGAATTTGGAGCGGGTAGCGGGAATCGAACCCGCATATTCAGCTTGGAAGGCTGCTGCTCTACCACTGAGCTATACCCGCTAAGGTCGGTGACCGACGACAAGCCAATAGCGCGGCCCGCCCGCAGCTGACAACCCCTCTCGATGAGAGCGGGGTCGTCAATCCACGGCGTTTGTGGCCAGATCAGAGCCAGCCAGCCAATACGCCGAGGCCGCCGAGTGCGAAGACGCCGCCAGCCAGCCGGGCGGCTAGCTTGCCATGGCGGCCAATGATGCGAGCAATTCCGGCAGAACCGACAATGCCAGCGAGGTGAAGCAGGGCGGTGGCGAGGACGAAGCCGGCGGCATAAGCTAAACTGCCGGTGTCGCTGGGCATTTCTGAGCCATGAGCATGGCCGTGGAAGACGGCAAAACAGCCCACAAGAGCCGAAGCAACCGCAACGGGGACGGGACGGCCCAGCGCGGCGGCACCGCCGATGGCCACGCTGGACAGGGCAATGCCCAATTCAACGAAGGGCAGGTCGAGTTGCATCAGGCCAAGCGCGAAGCCTGCGACCATCATGGAAACAAAGCTCAGCGGCACCAGCCAAAGGGCGCGACCACCGAGCACAAAGGCAAAGACGCCAACAGCGACCATGGCCAGCACATGGTCGATGCCGCCGATGGGATGTTCCATGCCGTGGAGGAAACCGCCGCCCGTGTCACCAATGCCGGTGTGGGCAAAGGCCAAAGCGGGGGAGAAGAGTAGAATGGCCAAAGCCAGCAAGAGACGCATTGTCATCCTTCCGGGGCCGGGGCCCACGAAGTTCAAATCGGCACCGCCGAAGCTTCCACTGTCTCGCCCGTTCTTTATTGGCCGCATCAGGGCGCTTGTAAATGCTGATCCCTGAGCCATGCTCATGCGTTGGGGGATTGTGTCCCTTCCATGATGAGGTATTGCCGTGCTGTCGCTGATTTTTCTGGTTCTTCTTTTGCTGTTGTTCCAGGCAGGCCAGCCTGGTCGCTATCTGGCGCTGCAGGTTGGCAATGATGCGCAGATGGGTCCGCGCGACGATCTGCCCGAACCCACCAGGGAGTTGGCGCGATCGCGCCGCGCGCTGGCCAATCTGCAGGAGACGTTGCCGATTTTTCTAACGTTGGCGGTGCTTTGCATCGTTTACGGCGAGCAGGGCTGGCTGGCCACGCTGGGGGCAGCCGTGTATTTCCTGGCCCGCGTGGCGCACTATAATCTTTACATGCGGGGGATTTCCCCCTGGCGGTCCATTGCTTTCCTGGTCTCGCTGATCGGCATGGTGCTGATGGCGGTCCCACTTGTCCCCCATATCTGGAACTGAGGTATAATCAGGTCTTGCGAAACGCCGTCATTGCCATTAGACGGTGTTTCGCCTGAAGGGGTTTAGCTCAGTTGGTAGAGCATCGGTCTCCAAAACCGAGGGTCGTGGGTTCGAGTCCCCCAGCCCCTGCCAGGCGATAATTTCCACACATCACCCGCGTCAAACCGGCCAGCTTGCTGCAAGCTTGCCTGCCTTTTGCTGGCGATTGCTGCGCCCTGTGGAAGTCGCAATCTTATCGATCATGGCGAAGCTTCAGTAATGTGGCTCGTCGATCAGAGAGGCGAGGGGGGAGCGTCATGCCTCGCTATACGATTCTGATTTTGGCCGTGGCCGCATGGGCGATCGTGATGGGTCTAGCTTGGGTCGTCCTGTCGTGGTGGTTCGCCTAGAGGCCAACTACGCGTGCGACCGTTGGTCAGCAGATCGGCAAGTCCGAGAAACAGGATCAGTGGTCCCAGAAATATCCACATCCCCACAATCCGCAGACGTTGCAACGGCGTGGCATTGGCATAGTTCGACGACATAGCTTCCTCTGGCGTGTCGGGAACCGGATCGCGTTCATTGCAGCGATCTCGTGGGCGTTCCGGGCATGCGCCAGGCTCGGGTGGATTTGTTCCATATCCGAAGCTACCTAGCCATCTACACCAGTGGTTAACCTTACTGTCTCAAGTTTATCCGATCGCTCGTCTGGTCATCGATGAGTATTTCGCAGCTGGTCGGAAGCAAGAGTTCATGGTCAGATACAGAACTCCATCGGTTACCCATCACTCGCGGAAGATCATCCCGCGCGTTTTTTCGTTGATATTCCTCGCGCTAGGTTCGTGGCTGATTGTCATCTGGATCGGCTGGCGCATCTGGGTGCACCTATTCTGATGATCATGCGCAAAGCATTGTTTCATCAAATAAAAACCCCGGCCGAGATGGCCGGGGCATCGGTTTCAAACGTTGGATCAAGCGATCAGTTGTTGGCGATCAAGGCGCCTGCTGCTGCGCCACCGGCTCCACCAACGATCGCGCCGCCATAGCCACCGACGGCGCCGCCAAGCAGGGCCCCGCCCGCTCCGCCAATTGCCGCGCCACTGACCGTACGCTGTGTCGAGGTGCAGGCCGACAGGGAGAGTGCGGCGATGATAACGAAAGCGACGGGTGCGAATTTGCGCATGATTTTTTCCTTACGATGGGTTGCCCGACAAAAGATCACACGGGCTCGTGATTGAAGGGTTAAGGTTAGGTCGTGGTGTATGTGACTGGAGGGCGCGCGCATTTCGCCCGGTATTATGTTCCCAGTCGACGTAATCCCTCGAACTATTCAGTCGTCACCAATTGCGATAGGGGCGGTAGTTGGTGGCCAATTTCGAACTCGCTCTCAAATCCGGCGGTCATCAACCTGGCGTTGCTGAGCTCTGGCAACGACATCGGCAGTTTGACCTGAGTCAAAGAAGCATTCGCGCTGCTCGGGCAAGACATGGGCGAATTCGACGCCTGCAAACTGCGCCTGACGCCAGATGACACGGCAGGGCTCAAGCGAGTGGTTGAACAAGAGGGTGAAGTCCTCCGACAGGTCGATGGATTCTGGGAGTTCCACCATGGCGCCGGAACGGGACAGGTTCACGACCAGAACCTCCTGACGCACCAGGCCGTCCTGCATGACGGCGGTGGCTTCAATGCGAATGGCTTCGCGCTTGTGCTGACGCTTTTCGATCCAACTTTTCATGCCCCAAGAGCTAGGCCTGTAGCGCTAACGCAACCTCAACCGGATCGTTACAATTTTAACGATTGCGCATAGCTGGGGACAACCACGGGGAAGGTGCGCCGAGACGCCCGCTGGCTGGGAAAAGCAAGCGACCCCGGCCTTGTGCATGAGCCGGGGTCGTTAAGAGACTGTCTCTGGAGGTCGCAGGGGCAAACCTGCAAAAAGTTAACGCGGAGTCCGGTTTGGGGTTCCCAAGAGGATACGAATCTATTCGGCGGCAGCCGGTAACAGATCCGTGTGGCGCGTCTTGAGCTTGTTGAGTTGATGAGCCGCATGGGAGAGCAGGGCGGTGCGCACCTGATCGGTCGGAACATGGCCAACATCGGCCTTGACCTTTAGGTCGAGCGGATAGCGCGAAAGATTGCCGCGGAAGCGCTCCTCGACAATAACGCGCACCACGCCGGTCACGCGGCCGGAAATGGTCCTGTGCGGGCCGTAGTAACGAACCTCGCAACCCTTGATCTCGAACGTCGCGCCATCGAAGGACATCTCGCCGCCTCCAGCTGCCTTTTTATTGTCGCAATTGGATAAAAGGCGATCCTGCTGTCATGAGCAAGTGTGATTCGTATTGTTGTTGATGCGTCGTTAATGGTTGCTGTGTTGCGCGTGTGCCGGGCAGGGGTGGTAATCTGTCGTCGGGCTGTTGCATTTGGCGCCGACTTTCTCTAGATAGCCAACTTCCAGCCGTGCGGGGATCCTGCGCGGCCTTTGGTTTTGCACCAAAAAACTAGAGTAGATTCGCTGATGGCCCGTCCGAACCCGATCCAGTTCCTGCAGCAAGTCCGGCAGGAAACCGCCAAGGTTACCTGGCCGGGTCGCAACGAAGTCCTGATCTCGACGGTCATGGTCCTCGTGCTCGTGCTGTTTGCGAGCCTGTTCTTCCTGGCTGCCGATCAGGTGATTTCCTGGCTCGTCGGCCTGATGCTTTCGATCCGCTAGTCGGGTCACAGATTTAATACGGGAGCGGCGACGCTTAATGGCCAAGCGCTGGTACATCGTTCAGGCATACAGTAACTTCGAACGCAAAGTGGCGGAAGATATCCGTCAGAAGGTTGCGCAGAAGAAGCTCGAGCATCTGTTTGAAGACGTGATCGTTCCGACCGAAAAGGTCGTCGAGATCCGTCGTGGCCGCAAGGTCGATGCCGAACGCAAGTTCTTCCCGGGCTACGTTCTGGTGAAGATGGACATGACCGACGAGGCATTCCATCTGATCAAGAACACGCCCAAGGTCACTGGTTTCCTCGGTTCGGACAACAAGCCGATGCCGATCTCGGAAAAGGAAGCCATGGGCATCCTGCAGCAGGTGCAGGAAGGCGTGGAGCATCCCAAGCCTTCTGTCTCGTTCGAAGTGGGCGAGAATGTGCGCGTGTCGGACGGTCCCTTCGCCAGCTTCAATGGCGTGGTGGAAGAAGTCGACGAAGAACGCGCCCGCCTCAAGGTGGAAGTTTCGATTTTCGGGCGTCCCACTCCGGTGGAGCTCGAATATGGTCAGGTCGAAAAGGTCTGACCAAAACATCCGGCTTCGGCCGGGTGAAATCTGTGGGAGAGGGCGGCATCTGCCAAGGTGTCGGGCAAACCTCCTACCACAGCGTCAAACTGGCCGGATGACACCGGCTAAACTTTGTAAGGACGATTATGGCAAAGAAAATCGTTGGCTACGTAAAGCTGCAGGTGCCCGCTGGCTCCGCAACGCCGTCCCCGCCGATCGGGCCGGCTCTCGGTCAGCGCGGTCTGAACATCATGGAATTCTGCAAGGCGTTCAATGCCGCCACGCAGGAAATGGAAAAGGGTTCGCCCATTCCAGTCGTGATCACCGCCTATGCCGACAAGAGCTTCACTTTCGAGATGAAGCAGCCGCCGGTCACCTACTTCATCAAGAAGGCCGTCAACCTGAAGTCGGGTTCCAAGCTTCCGGGCAAGGAATCGGCTGGTACGATCACCGTGGCTCAGCTGCGTGATATCGCCGAAAAGAAGATGAAGGATCTCAATGCTGACAACGTCGACGCTGCCGTGTCGATGATTGCTGGCTCTGCCCGTTCCATGGGCATTCAGGTCGAGGGCTGATTGAATGGCACACGTCGGTAAGAAGATCACCAAGGCCCGTGAAGGCATCGACCGCAACAAGCTGTACAAGCTTGATGAGGCCGTGAAGATGGTCAAGGCTCGCGCCTCGGCCAAGTTTGACGAAACCATCGAAATCGCCATCAACCTCGGTGTTGATCCGCGTCACGCCGACCAGATGGTCCGTGGCGTCGTGAACCTGCCCAACGGCACCGGCAAGACCGTGCGCGTGGCCGTGTTCGCCAAGGATGCCAAGGCTGACGAAGCCCGCAAGGCTGGCGCAGACATCGTTGGTGCCGAAGACCTGATGGAACAGATCCAGTCTGGCAAGATCGATTTCGATCGCTGCATTGCCACGCCGGACATGATGCCGCTGGTCGGTCGCCTGGGCAAGATCCTGGGCCCGCGCAACCTGATGCCGAACCCCAAGGTTGGCACGGTTACCCCCGATGTCGCCGGCGCCGTCAAGGCTGCCAAGGGCGGTGCCGTTGAGTACCGCGTCGAAAAGGCCGGTATCCTGCATGCTGGCGTTGGCAAGGTTTCCTTCTCGGAAGAAGCCCTGCTGCAGAACATCAAGGCGTTCACCGACGCCGTGGTTCGTTCCAAGCCGGCTGGCGCCAAGGGCACCTACGTCAAGAAGGTTGCCGTTTCCTCGACCATGGGCCCTGGCGTCCATGTTGAGCCGGCTTCGGCCCTCTAAGAAATTCCGGGCGGCTTAGGTCGCCCGGTTTTGCTTCCTGCAAGGGAAGCATAAGTCCTGTCCGAGACTGCCGGTGCTGATCAATCTGGGTCAGCTTAATGTCCACCGACGCCAGCATAGATGGGGTGACAACCAAGGTTTCCTGTCCGAAAGGGCAGGGTGATTGCGGTTCGAACCAGGCCAGTTGCCCTCGTGGCAGCGCGGTTTACAGGCATGTAACCGTTGCTCCTCTCCTCCTTCACGGGAGATCGGAGGGCAGCAATTGGCAATGGCCCGGCTCTATTTTGCCGGGCTCAATGTGGAGACTAGCAGTGGAAAGAGCGGAAAAGCGTGAGCTTGTCGCATCGCTTCAGTCAGCCCTTGGTGGCGCTGGATCGATCGTACTCGCGCAGAATGCCGGTCTGACCGTGGCAAATCTGGAGACCCTTCGCCGTGAGGTGAAGGCTGCAGGTGGCTACGTGAAGGTCGCGAAGAACCGTCTTGCCAAGCTTGCTCTTAAAGAAACCGACCACGCCGACATTTCGGGCCTGTTTACCGGCCCGATCGTCATCGCCTATGCGGAAGACCCCATGACTGCGCCCAAGATTGCGGCGAAGTTTGCTGACAAGAACGCAAAGTATGTCGTTCTTGGTGGCGTTATGGGCAAGACCGCGCTTGACGCGAATAACGTCAAGGCGCTGGCGACCATGCCGTCGCTCAACGAACTGCGCGCTACGCTCGCCGGGATGCTCAAGCAGCCCGCGACCCGTATCGCTTCGGTCATCGTTGCGCCGGCTGGTGGTATCGCGCGCGTGTTGGCCGCTCATGCGGAAAAGAGCAACGAAGCAGCGTAACCTCATGGTCCCAAGTTCAAGAATGCGGGACCGGTTTGAACTGAACACCTACAAAAAGAGAGATTTATCAAATGGCTGATCTCGCCAAGATCGTAGACGACCTGTCTGCCCTGACCGTTCTGGAAGCTTCCGAACTGTCGAAGATGCTGGAAGAAAAGTGGGGCGTTTCCGCCGCCGCTCCGGTTGCTGTTGCCGCTGCTGGCGGTGGCGCTGCTGCTCCGGCTGCTGAAGAAAAGACCGAATTTGACGTCATTCTCGCCTCGTTCGGCGACAACAAGATCAACGTCATCAAGGAAGTCCGTGCGATCACCGGTCTGGGCCTCGGCGAAGCCAAGGCTCTGGTTGAAGCTGCTCCGAAGGCCATCAAGGAAGGCGTTTCGAAGGCTGAAGCCGAAGACATCAAGACCAAGCTGGAAGCAGCTGGCGCCAAGGTCGAACTCAAGTAATTCGACTTTAGCTCTTGAAATGTGTGGGGTGGCGCTATATGTGCCATCCCACATTCTCGTTTTTGCGGGATGATTCGCCGGGCCGAGTGGATGGCTCCTGGCGGCAATTTGCGGAATATATGACGAATTTGATGTCTGAGGCACGCTGACGTCCGTTGCCCTATGATCTGATGGATCATGGGGTGTTTGGCGTTTTCGGCCTCTTTGCCCGTCGGTCCGGGGCAATCCAGGCATCATTGGATCGAAACAAACTGCCTAGCCCAGGCACATATCCCGAATTCCGACGGATGATAGTCGGAGTTTTGGATATCTGCCTCCGAGACAATCGCTAAAAGAAACAGGAGCTTTCATGGCTACCACGTTCAACGGCCGCCGCAAGGTTCGCAAGTCCTTCGGTTCCATTCGCGAAGTCACGGAGATGCCCAATCTGATCGAGGTCCAGAAGGCCTCCTATGATCAGTTTCTCCTCGTGGACGAGCCCAAGGGTGGCCGTCCCGACGAAGGGCTTCAGTCCGTGTTCCGTTCGGTCTTTCCGATCTCCGACTTTTCGAACACTGCATCCCTCGAATTCGTGAAGTACGAGTTCGAGCAGCCCAAGTATGACATCGACGAGTGCCGTGCGCGCGACATCACCTTCGCTGCCCCGCTCAAGGTCACGCTGCGCCTGATCGTGTTCGAAGTGGACGAAGAAACCGGCGCCAAGTCCGTCAAGGACATCAAGGAGCAGGACGTCTACATGGGCGATATGCCCTTCATGACGTCGAACGGCACCTTCATCGTCAACGGCACCGAGCGCGTCATCGTCTCGCAGATGCATCGTTCGCCTGGCGTGTTCTTCGATCACGACAAGGGCAAGACCCATTCGTCGGGCAAGCTGCTGTTTGCCGGCCGTATCATTCCCTATCGCGGTTCGTGGCTCGATATCGAATTCGACGCCAAGGACGTGGTCTATGCGCGTATCGATCGTCGCCGCAAGATTCCGGTCACCTCGTTGCTCAAGGCGCTTGGCATGGATGCCGAGGAAATCCTCGACACCTATTACAACAAGCTGACCTTCGAAAAGACGGCGACTGGCTGGCAGAAGCCATACGACGCCGAGAAGATGAAGAATGCCAAGCCTTCGACGGACCTGATCGACGCCAAGACTGGCGACGTGGTGCATGAAGCTGGCAAGAAGCTCTCCGCTCGCCAGGCCAAGAAGCTTGCCGAGAATGGCCTGACGCACCTGCTTGCGGTCAATGAAGACCTCTATGGCATGTATGTCGCCGAGGACCTGATCAGCATGAAGACCGGCGAGGTCTACATGGAGGCGGGTGACGAGCTCGACGAAAAGACCCTGACCAAGCTGCTTGATCTGGGCTTTGACGAGCTGCCGATCCTCGACATCGATCACATCTCGATCGGTGGCTATATCCGCAACACGCTGGCCGTGGACAAGAACGAGTCGCGTGAAGACGCTTTGTTCGACATCTATCGCGTCATGCGCCCCGGTGAGCCGCCGACCGTCGATACGGCCGAAGCCATGTTCCAGTCGCTGTTCTTCGACAGCGAGCGCTATGACCTGTCGGCCGTTGGTCGCGTCAAGATGAACATGCGCCTCGAGCTCGATGCGCCCGACACCATGCGTACCCTCCGCAAGGAAGATATCGTGGAAGTCGTCCGCACGCTGGTCGACCTGCGCGATGGCCGCGGCGAGATCGACGACATCGACAACCTCGGCAACCGTCGCGTTCGCTCGGTTGGCGAACTCATGGAAAACTCCTATCGCCTTGGCCTGCTCCGCATGGAACGCGCCATCAAGGAGCGCATGAGCTCGGTCGAAATCGACACCGTGATGCCGCAGGACCTGATCAACGCAAAGCCGGCTGCCGCCGCCGTGCGTGAATTCTTCGGCTCGTCGCAGCTGTCGCAGTTCATGGATCAGACCAATCCGCTGTCGGAAATCACCCACAAGCGTCGTCTCTCGGCGCTTGGGCCGGGTGGTCTGACCCGCGAGCGTGCCGGCTTTGAAGTCCGCGACGTGCATCCGACCCACTATGGCCGTATCTGCCCGATCGAGACGCCGGAAGGCCCGAATATCGGTCTGATCAACTCGCTGTCGACTTTCGCCCGCGTCAACAAGTACGGTTTCATCGAAACCCCGTACCGCAAGATCGTGGACGGCAAGCTGACGACCGACGTGGTTTACCTCTCCGCCATGGAAGAGGCCAAGCACTACGTCGCGCAGGCCAACGTCGAGTTCAATGCCGACGGTACGCTGACCCATGACCTGGTCGTGGCTCGCCATGCTGGTGACAACGGCCTGACGCCCAAGGAAAACGTCGACCTTATGGACGTTTCCCCCAAGCAGATGGTGTCGGTTGCCGCCTCGCTGATCCCGTTCCTCGAGAACGACGACGCCAACCGTGCTCTGATGGGCTCGAACATGCAGCGTCAGGCTGTGCCGCTGCTGCGCGCTCACGCGCCCTTCGTCGGTACCGGCATGGAAGCTGTCGTGGCTCGTGACTCGGGCGCTGCCATCGTGGCCAAGCGCAAGGGCATCGTCGATCAGGTGGACGCCACCCGTATCGTTATTCGCGCAACGGAAGAAACCGATGCGTCGAAGTCGGGCGTCGACATCTACAACCTGATGAAGTTCCAGCGTTCGAACCAGTCGACCTGCATCAACCAGCGTCCGCTGGTCGTCGTGGGCGATCATGTCAACCAGGGCGATATCATCGCCGACGGTCCCTCGACCGAACTGGGCGATCTGGCGCTGGGCCGCAACGTGCTCGTCGCGTTCATGCCCTGGAACGGCTACAACTTCGAAGACTCCATCCTGCTCAGCGAGAAGATCGCCATGCAGGACGTCTTCACCTCGATCCATATCGAGGAATATGAAGTGATGGCCCGCGACACCAAGCTTGGTCCGGAAGAAATCACGCGCGACATTCCGAACGTTTCGGAAGAAGCGCTGAAGAACCTCGACGAAGCCGGTATCGTGCACATCGGTGCCGAAGTTGCTCCTGGCGACATCCTGGTCGGCAAGATCACCCCCAAGGGTGAATCGCCGATGACGCCGGAAGAGAAGCTCCTCCGCGCCATCTTCGGTGAAAAGGCCTCGGACGTTCGTGATACCTCGCTCCGCGTTCCGCCGGGCGATGCTGGTACTGTCGTTGAAGTGCGCGTGTTCAATCGCCACGGCATCGACAAGGACGAGCGCGCCATGGCTATCGAGCGCGAAGAAATCGAACGTCTCGCCAAGGACCGTGACGACGAACAGTCGATCCTCGACCGTAACGTCTATGCACGTCTCAAGGAAATGCTGTTCGGCAAGGCTGCCACTGCTGGCCCGAAGGGCTATGTCGTCGGCACCAAGCTGAATGACCAGATGTTCGAAGCCCAGCCGCGTTCGAAGTGGTGGCAGTTTGCCGTCGACGACGACAAGGTAATGGCCGAGATGGAAGCCCTTCATGCGCAGTATGAAGAGAGCCGCCGTCTGCTTGAGCAGCGCTTCATCGACAAGGTGGACAAGCTGCAGCGCGGTGACGAACTTCCGCCGGGCGTGATGAAGATGGTCAAGGTCTTCATCGCAACCAAGCGCAAGATCCAGCCGGGCGACAAGATGGCCGGCCGTCACGGCAACAAGGGTGTGGTTTCGCGCATCGTTCCCGTGGAAGACATGCCGTACCTCGAAGACGGTACGTCGGTCGACATCGTGCTGAACCCGCTGGGCGTCCCGTCGCGCATGAACGTGGGCCAGATCCTCGAGACGCACCTGGGCTGGGCTTGCGCCGGCATGGGCAAGAAGATCGACGAGATGGTCCGCATCTACCAGCAGAAGGGTGACCTCAAGCCGCTCCGTGCGGAAGTGGGTTCGCTGTTTGCCGGTGACGAAACGATTACCGATCTGGACGACGATGGCCTCATCCGCCTCGGCGAACACCTTTCCAAGGGCGTGTCGATCGCGACCCCGGTGTTCGACGGTGCCAAGGAAGCCGATATCGTCGAGATGCTGGAACGTGCAGGTCTCAAGGGCTCTGGCCAGTCGACCGTCTTTGACGGCCGTTCGGGCGAACAGTTCGACCGTCAGGTGACCGTGGGCTATATCTATATGCTCAAGCTCGACCACCTGGTGGACAACAAGATCCACGCCCGTTCGATCGGCCCTTACTCGCTGGTCACCCAGCAGCCGCTCGGCGGCAAGGCCCAGTTCGGCGGTCAGCGCTTCGGCGAGATGGAAGTGTGGGCTCTCGAAGCCTATGGCGCGGCTTACACGCTCCAGGAAATGCTCACCATCAAGTCGGACGACGTTGCTGGTCGTACCAAGGTCTACGAAGCCATCGTTCGCGGCGACGACACGTTCGAAGCGGGCATCCCCGAGAGCTTCAACGTTCTGGTCAAGGAAATCCGTTCGCTCGGTCTCAATGTCGAACTCGACATGCGCGAGATCGAGGGTGACGGCAGCCAGGCCGAAGCGGAGCTCGCACCTCCTCAGGAAGCGGCGGAATAATCCGGCACTTCCTACCCCCATTCACTTCCCGAGGGAGCAGGGCGCAAGCCCGCTCCTGACGGAAAGAGGAGAGAATTGATGAATCATCATTCCCACGTCATGGATCCGTTCAACCC is part of the uncultured Devosia sp. genome and harbors:
- a CDS encoding glycosyl transferase family 1, whose product is MLRILYLVFNLADPAVARRIAQFQLGGASVQIAGFRRSDATLPDLGLDTAIELDITHDGRMLHRVFATARASYTTRAWGKAFARPDVIVARNMEMLAIANRLRALWPEPPRVVYECLDIHRLMLRQDGLGKGMRSMEQRLMRPAELLLTSSPAFLKNHFDIHGAPPALLIENKVFGLEEFGRNPGLDNDAETIQLGWFGALRCHKSLTALDSLSRAMNGNLEITLRGRPARTEFTDFDGTTEAAPHLTYSGVYCYPDELAPIYSAVHFVWAIDFFEEGQNSKWLLPNRIYEGCLNGAIPIALAGTETAAFIQRLGIGLVIPDIGQSTLLNLFESMTPDRIRSLAQAVAAQDRAHFLCDADECRTLVDAIAGRASAHTQLEVAA
- the secE gene encoding preprotein translocase subunit SecE, whose amino-acid sequence is MMARPNPIQFLQQVRQETAKVTWPGRNEVLISTVMVLVLVLFASLFFLAADQVISWLVGLMLSIR
- a CDS encoding GAF domain-containing protein, whose protein sequence is MPTIDPQFADRLGAALAAGRQEFIALLTEQFLNLPGLRTATWLAILPDRSRTDRIGTSDAKTFPIGGFDVITDDDPWCRRILGEKRPVVCNSEVEMFDFLPNEAQVLIDMGYTCNLSAPIIVAGETRGTVNLLGDAGALTEETLTGIKRLLTIAALIFTFRDEQATA
- a CDS encoding MAPEG family protein; the protein is MLSLIFLVLLLLLFQAGQPGRYLALQVGNDAQMGPRDDLPEPTRELARSRRALANLQETLPIFLTLAVLCIVYGEQGWLATLGAAVYFLARVAHYNLYMRGISPWRSIAFLVSLIGMVLMAVPLVPHIWN
- a CDS encoding HupE/UreJ family protein, which gives rise to MRLLLALAILLFSPALAFAHTGIGDTGGGFLHGMEHPIGGIDHVLAMVAVGVFAFVLGGRALWLVPLSFVSMMVAGFALGLMQLDLPFVELGIALSSVAIGGAAALGRPVPVAVASALVGCFAVFHGHAHGSEMPSDTGSLAYAAGFVLATALLHLAGIVGSAGIARIIGRHGKLAARLAGGVFALGGLGVLAGWL
- the rplA gene encoding 50S ribosomal protein L1 translates to MAHVGKKITKAREGIDRNKLYKLDEAVKMVKARASAKFDETIEIAINLGVDPRHADQMVRGVVNLPNGTGKTVRVAVFAKDAKADEARKAGADIVGAEDLMEQIQSGKIDFDRCIATPDMMPLVGRLGKILGPRNLMPNPKVGTVTPDVAGAVKAAKGGAVEYRVEKAGILHAGVGKVSFSEEALLQNIKAFTDAVVRSKPAGAKGTYVKKVAVSSTMGPGVHVEPASAL
- the nusG gene encoding transcription termination/antitermination protein NusG, with product MAKRWYIVQAYSNFERKVAEDIRQKVAQKKLEHLFEDVIVPTEKVVEIRRGRKVDAERKFFPGYVLVKMDMTDEAFHLIKNTPKVTGFLGSDNKPMPISEKEAMGILQQVQEGVEHPKPSVSFEVGENVRVSDGPFASFNGVVEEVDEERARLKVEVSIFGRPTPVELEYGQVEKV
- a CDS encoding PilZ domain-containing protein, translating into MKSWIEKRQHKREAIRIEATAVMQDGLVRQEVLVVNLSRSGAMVELPESIDLSEDFTLLFNHSLEPCRVIWRQAQFAGVEFAHVLPEQRECFFDSGQTADVVARAQQRQVDDRRI
- the rplK gene encoding 50S ribosomal protein L11, giving the protein MAKKIVGYVKLQVPAGSATPSPPIGPALGQRGLNIMEFCKAFNAATQEMEKGSPIPVVITAYADKSFTFEMKQPPVTYFIKKAVNLKSGSKLPGKESAGTITVAQLRDIAEKKMKDLNADNVDAAVSMIAGSARSMGIQVEG
- the rplJ gene encoding 50S ribosomal protein L10, with the protein product MERAEKRELVASLQSALGGAGSIVLAQNAGLTVANLETLRREVKAAGGYVKVAKNRLAKLALKETDHADISGLFTGPIVIAYAEDPMTAPKIAAKFADKNAKYVVLGGVMGKTALDANNVKALATMPSLNELRATLAGMLKQPATRIASVIVAPAGGIARVLAAHAEKSNEAA
- the rplL gene encoding 50S ribosomal protein L7/L12, with product MADLAKIVDDLSALTVLEASELSKMLEEKWGVSAAAPVAVAAAGGGAAAPAAEEKTEFDVILASFGDNKINVIKEVRAITGLGLGEAKALVEAAPKAIKEGVSKAEAEDIKTKLEAAGAKVELK